The sequence GTTTTTGTGACCGCTCGTGAACGATTCAAGATACACCTTTCCCCACCGTTATCAAGATTTTTGGGCCTGGGTTTGACTTGCCGCGAGCGCCGCTTACCTGTATCTTGATTAGCCTGTGCTTGAAGCTGCCTCCCGGCCGTGCGTTCCGGCAATCATACCACGGGGAATGACCGATGCGCAGTGGCATCAAATTCAATCTCGCCCTGACCCTCTGTGTCCTCGCCGCGGCCTGCGCCCGGATGGGCGCGCCCACCGGCGGGCCGGAGGACAAAACCCCGCCGCGGGTGGAAAGCATCGTACCGGCCCCGGACTCCACCGGCGTGGACCGTCACAGCCGGGTGAGCCTCACGTTCAGCGAGGGTGTGCGCCACCAGGAGGCCGAGCGCCTCATCCACCTGACCCCCGCGGCCGGGCGGCTGTTCTTCGACTGGCAGGGCCGTACCGTGCACCTTCGCCCGGCCGACAGCCTGCGCGCCGATATCACCTACCGGGTGAGCCTGGAGCCGGGCCTGACCGACCTGCACCGGGTCAAGGCCGACAGCGCTTTCGAAAGCTGGTTCTCCACCGGGAGCCGTTTCTCGCCCGGACGGCTGAGCGGGCGGGTGTTCTATCGCGACTCCCTGGTGATCGGGGCGCTGATCTGCGCGGTCTCCGCCGCCGACACCGGCCTGGCTTTCGACTGCCGCAGCGATTCCTCGGGCCGCTGGAGCCTGCCCTACCTTCCTTTCGGCTCTTTCCGGCTCAACGCCTACCACGACCGCAACCGCAACCGGCGTTTCGATTTCAGCCGCGAGGAGGGTCTGGACACCCTGGCCGCTGCGAGCGCCGAACCGACTGTGCTCGACCTGCGCCTGGCCCTGGCCGACACCACCGCCCCGCTCCTGCTCACGGTCAGCGTGATAGACTCGCTGCGCCTGGGCCTGGCGTTCGATGACTACTTAGACAGCCTGCAAACGTTCGACCCCGCGTCTTTCAGGCTCTGCGCCGGGGACTCCGCCGGCAAAAGGGTCGAGATTCAGGCCGCGCACCTGGACAGCCTGGACCATCACCGTGTGCTGCTCGGCCCGGCTGCGCCGCTGGAGCCGGACGCCCGCTACTGGATCAAACCCGGCCCCCTGGCCAACGAGGCCGGCCTGCGTCTGAGCGAGGCGGCCCCGGGCAAGGAATTCACGTTCAAGAAAGAGGCCCCGGCCGGAGCGCAGACAGGCCGCAAGCCTCAGGGGCAGCAGCCGGGGGGACGCCAGAGATGAGAACCGCAACGCTGTTCATCCTGCTAAGCCTCGCCCTGCCGATGGGCCTCGCCGCCCAGTGGACCCAGTTCGCCGAGACCAACCGCGTGCGGGCCGCCGAGATGTCTCCGGACAGGACCGCGCTCTGGTGCGCCACCGGTGGGGGGCTGGTCCGCTACGACACCGTGCGCCACCTGTGGCGCTCTTTCGGCCGCAACCAAGGCCTTCCCGCCACCGACCTCAACGCCCTGCTGGTAATGCCGGACGGCTCTCTGATACTCGGCAGCGAGGAGATGGGCCTCATCCTCGGCACAGGAAGCGGGCGCTGGACCCGCGCCGGGTCGTTCGACGGCCTGCCGGGCGAGCGTGTGCTATGCCTGGCCCGCCCCGCCGGGAGCGATGACTTTCAGTTCTGGGCCGGCACCGGCTCCGGAGCGCGACAGTTCAGCCTGGAGGACGGGACGGTAAGCCCGGTGAGCGGCAGCCGGATCCTGCTGGAAGACGCCGTAGTCTACGATATAGCCTGCGCGGCGGACGGCGCGGTCTGGTTCGCCTCAAGCACCGGGCTGTGGCGCTTGAGCGCGGACGGTTCCCTGCGTCGTTTCGGCGCGTCCGAGGGCGTGGGTGCGCTGGGTGTGACCGCGGTGGAGGCCGCAGCCGACGGTTCCCTGTACGCCGCCTGGCGCGATACGGTCAAAGTCATGGCCGGCGAGCTTTTCATCCCGGACAACGCCCCGAACGGCCGCCGCGCGGTGACCGCCCTGCGCTCTCTGGAGGCGGAGGCCGCTTCCCCGCGCCTGGCCCTGGCCGCCGGGGGCC is a genomic window of bacterium containing:
- a CDS encoding Ig-like domain-containing protein → MRSGIKFNLALTLCVLAAACARMGAPTGGPEDKTPPRVESIVPAPDSTGVDRHSRVSLTFSEGVRHQEAERLIHLTPAAGRLFFDWQGRTVHLRPADSLRADITYRVSLEPGLTDLHRVKADSAFESWFSTGSRFSPGRLSGRVFYRDSLVIGALICAVSAADTGLAFDCRSDSSGRWSLPYLPFGSFRLNAYHDRNRNRRFDFSREEGLDTLAAASAEPTVLDLRLALADTTAPLLLTVSVIDSLRLGLAFDDYLDSLQTFDPASFRLCAGDSAGKRVEIQAAHLDSLDHHRVLLGPAAPLEPDARYWIKPGPLANEAGLRLSEAAPGKEFTFKKEAPAGAQTGRKPQGQQPGGRQR